One genomic segment of Caldimonas brevitalea includes these proteins:
- a CDS encoding DUF3540 domain-containing protein, with amino-acid sequence MNQQTHVPVDRPDDEQATTGTGRQTGASSELTRGVIQQVGEVERPPEQAERSMTVSTPSGLCRARLATSCLTLPAVGDVVLLASHGTNVYVLAVLARSSAEPLVLSSDRDTTWAVQGHLAVRATGGVDLAGAEQLRLKAGHLRMEAQRVDIVTDRLGVFSRFAQWVAERLETTATSLRQVSQTHTMHTKGYHRQVDELESVRAGHIDLRAREMLHIHAQHSVIKSRELVKIDGTQIQVG; translated from the coding sequence ATGAATCAGCAAACGCATGTGCCGGTGGACAGGCCGGACGACGAGCAGGCCACAACCGGTACCGGCAGGCAGACAGGGGCCTCTTCCGAACTCACCCGAGGTGTGATCCAGCAAGTCGGCGAAGTGGAGCGCCCGCCGGAGCAGGCCGAACGCAGCATGACCGTCTCCACGCCGAGCGGCCTGTGTCGAGCGCGCCTGGCCACCTCCTGCCTGACGCTGCCGGCGGTCGGCGACGTGGTGCTGCTTGCGTCCCATGGAACGAACGTCTACGTGCTGGCGGTGCTGGCGCGGAGCTCCGCAGAGCCACTCGTTCTCAGCAGCGATCGTGATACCACATGGGCCGTGCAAGGCCACCTGGCAGTGCGGGCGACTGGCGGCGTTGACCTGGCCGGCGCCGAGCAGCTTCGCCTCAAAGCGGGCCATCTGCGGATGGAGGCCCAGCGGGTCGACATCGTGACCGACCGGCTGGGTGTTTTCAGCCGATTCGCCCAGTGGGTGGCCGAGCGGCTGGAGACAACTGCGACCTCGCTACGCCAAGTCAGCCAGACCCACACGATGCACACGAAGGGCTACCACCGACAGGTAGACGAACTGGAGTCGGTGCGCGCTGGCCATATCGACTTGCGAGCACGCGAGATGCTGCACATCCACGCCCAGCACTCAGTCATCAAGAGCCGCGAACTGGTCAAGATCGACG